A stretch of the Myxococcaceae bacterium JPH2 genome encodes the following:
- a CDS encoding M4 family metallopeptidase, which produces MTSALRSLWAAWAGLSLCMGGMSAEASADAQATSEQDIQAALKNLHDARSLGTQGGIPYFIRGDLGRIDSGSEAQQLRAAPRVQASLRGIAPAFRLRAEDLALSSVNVDAMGHRHLRFQQFKNGLRVVGGELLLHADVTGRIYAANGSARDGVTAAVTPSISEAVALRVAVHDLDVTAPEVERPAPLVYFLGEDDRPMRLAYEVRVTGQRGELPVDERVYVDAETGTRLAVHSQIQTALNRQVYSANNGTSLPGTLRRSEGSSATGDTHVDMNFGHLGTFYQCFFQNFGRDSFDGAGARLRSSVHYSSNYVGAFWNGTQMVYGDGDGVNAIALGKSQDVTVHELTHAVTTYTSNLTFSNQSGALSESLSDIFSAFCESWMKGWVIDSGVYKIGDDVWTPAIPNDAIRYMNDPALDGASLDFYPSYTTGTDVHYSSGIANLAFYLLAQGGSHPRGKTTNIVTGIGLEKAGQIFYWANTNLFTPNTTFEQAKLYTQQASDILGYGSGVTHSIEGAWRAVGVAPLGVLELTNNVPVSGLGGDTGGALYAEFVVPKSPDGAPCTEFAPGAPDARSLVSTPSKLTITLSGGTGNADLYVRFGAQPTLTTFDCQSALPGNEEVCAFVAPTPGRYYIMVYGKADYTNVTLKASFTSATYDPAMRGNIAAGEQILYGPLCVTAGKKILATMTGTGNPDLYGQWSQPPTLVNYTCRSNSGTATEQCLMTVPAAVKNVYFLVYGSAAGTYDLKVNFNAP; this is translated from the coding sequence ATGACAAGCGCGTTGAGAAGTCTATGGGCAGCCTGGGCTGGCCTGTCGCTTTGCATGGGCGGCATGTCAGCGGAAGCCTCGGCGGATGCGCAGGCGACGAGCGAGCAGGACATCCAGGCCGCGCTGAAGAATCTGCACGATGCGCGGAGCCTGGGAACGCAAGGAGGCATTCCCTATTTCATCCGAGGCGACCTCGGGCGAATCGACAGTGGCTCGGAGGCGCAGCAACTGCGCGCCGCGCCTCGAGTTCAGGCGTCGCTGCGAGGCATTGCCCCCGCGTTCCGCTTGCGCGCCGAGGACCTCGCCCTGTCGAGCGTGAACGTCGACGCGATGGGCCATCGCCACTTGCGCTTCCAGCAGTTCAAGAACGGCCTCCGCGTCGTGGGCGGCGAGCTGCTCCTCCACGCGGACGTCACCGGACGCATCTATGCGGCCAACGGCTCGGCACGCGACGGCGTGACGGCGGCGGTGACGCCTTCGATCTCGGAAGCCGTGGCCCTGCGCGTCGCGGTGCACGACCTGGACGTCACGGCTCCCGAGGTCGAGCGCCCTGCTCCGCTCGTGTACTTCCTGGGCGAAGACGACCGCCCGATGAGACTGGCCTATGAGGTGCGCGTCACCGGACAGCGCGGTGAGCTCCCCGTCGATGAGCGCGTGTACGTGGACGCGGAGACGGGCACTCGGCTGGCCGTCCACTCGCAGATCCAGACGGCGCTGAATCGGCAGGTGTACTCCGCCAACAACGGCACCTCCTTGCCCGGAACGCTCCGACGTTCCGAGGGAAGCTCGGCCACCGGCGACACCCACGTGGACATGAACTTCGGCCACCTGGGCACCTTCTACCAGTGCTTCTTCCAGAACTTCGGCCGTGACTCGTTTGACGGAGCGGGCGCGCGGCTCCGCAGCTCGGTGCACTACAGCTCCAACTACGTGGGCGCCTTCTGGAATGGAACCCAGATGGTGTACGGCGACGGTGACGGCGTGAACGCCATCGCGCTGGGAAAGTCCCAGGACGTCACGGTCCATGAGCTGACCCATGCCGTGACGACCTACACCTCGAACCTCACCTTCTCCAACCAGTCGGGTGCGCTGAGCGAGTCGCTGAGTGACATCTTCTCCGCCTTCTGCGAGTCCTGGATGAAGGGCTGGGTCATTGACAGCGGCGTGTACAAGATTGGCGACGACGTGTGGACGCCCGCCATTCCCAACGACGCCATCCGCTACATGAACGACCCGGCGCTGGATGGCGCCTCGCTCGATTTCTACCCGAGCTACACGACCGGCACGGATGTGCACTACAGCTCTGGCATCGCCAATCTGGCCTTCTATCTGCTCGCGCAGGGTGGCAGCCACCCGCGCGGCAAGACCACCAACATCGTGACAGGCATTGGACTCGAGAAGGCCGGACAGATTTTCTATTGGGCCAACACGAACCTCTTCACGCCCAACACCACCTTCGAACAGGCCAAGCTCTACACGCAACAGGCCTCGGACATCCTGGGCTATGGCTCCGGGGTGACCCACTCCATCGAGGGCGCGTGGCGCGCCGTGGGGGTCGCGCCCCTCGGAGTCTTGGAGCTGACCAACAACGTGCCCGTGTCCGGACTGGGTGGCGATACGGGCGGCGCGCTGTACGCCGAGTTCGTCGTGCCGAAGTCGCCAGATGGCGCGCCCTGCACGGAGTTCGCCCCGGGCGCTCCGGATGCCCGTTCGCTGGTGTCCACCCCGAGCAAGCTCACCATCACCCTGAGCGGCGGCACGGGCAACGCGGATTTGTATGTGAGGTTCGGGGCGCAGCCCACGCTCACCACCTTTGATTGTCAGTCCGCGCTTCCTGGCAATGAAGAGGTCTGTGCGTTCGTCGCCCCGACGCCCGGGCGGTACTACATCATGGTGTATGGCAAGGCGGACTACACCAACGTCACCCTGAAGGCTTCGTTCACGTCCGCCACGTACGACCCGGCGATGCGAGGCAACATCGCGGCGGGAGAGCAGATCCTGTATGGCCCGCTCTGCGTCACAGCAGGAAAGAAGATCCTGGCCACGATGACCGGGACGGGGAACCCAGACCTGTATGGCCAATGGTCTCAGCCCCCCACCCTGGTCAACTACACCTGTCGCTCGAACTCCGGAACCGCCACCGAGCAGTGCCTCATGACGGTGCCGGCCGCGGTGAAGAACGTCTACTTCCTGGTCTACGGAAGCGCGGCGGGCACCTACGACCTGAAAGTGAACTTCAACGCCCCATAG
- a CDS encoding beta-lactamase family protein, which produces MPLGPRPLSLFAVGVLTLSVGCASTAVSTRTSSMWDLGAVDALFSEYTGEEQAGASVIVVQDGHVVLRRAYGQAQLLAPVPATPESHFRLASLSKQFTATAILLLVQDQRLRLDDRVVDVLPGFPPALREVRVRHLLQHTSGVWDYEAFVPDTHPVQVKDRDVLELIARTDQTYFPPGTQVRYSNSGYALLALIVQQVSGMPFAQFLRERVFLPTGMATTVAHEEGISTVPHRALGYAPAPSGFVPSDQSPTSAVLGDGGIYSSIDDLAAWDVAQEEHRILHADLQSQAWTPPVLPDGSVSTYGFGWFVDDDQGLRRLSHHGETCGFTNAIVKYPERRLTVIVLTNRRGWTPWRIAQELADMRLGRQPQTDPQAVHPWPFEAMPNAR; this is translated from the coding sequence ATGCCCCTCGGTCCCCGCCCCCTCTCGCTGTTCGCCGTCGGTGTCCTGACCTTGTCCGTCGGATGCGCCAGCACCGCGGTGAGCACTCGCACCTCCTCCATGTGGGACTTGGGCGCGGTCGATGCCCTGTTCAGTGAGTACACGGGCGAGGAACAAGCGGGCGCCAGTGTCATCGTGGTCCAGGATGGGCACGTCGTTCTTCGCCGCGCTTACGGGCAGGCCCAACTCCTCGCCCCGGTGCCGGCCACGCCCGAGAGCCACTTCCGACTCGCCTCCCTGTCCAAGCAGTTCACGGCCACCGCCATCCTGTTGCTGGTCCAGGACCAACGCCTGCGGCTCGACGATCGCGTCGTTGACGTCCTCCCGGGCTTCCCGCCAGCGCTGCGCGAGGTGCGTGTGCGCCACCTCCTCCAGCACACATCCGGCGTCTGGGATTACGAGGCCTTTGTCCCCGATACCCACCCTGTCCAGGTCAAGGACCGCGATGTGCTGGAGCTGATTGCCCGCACGGACCAGACCTACTTCCCGCCAGGGACGCAGGTTCGCTACAGCAACTCGGGCTACGCCCTGCTTGCCCTCATCGTGCAGCAGGTCAGCGGCATGCCCTTCGCCCAATTCCTGCGCGAGCGAGTCTTCCTCCCGACCGGTATGGCCACCACCGTGGCCCACGAAGAGGGCATCTCCACCGTCCCACACCGTGCGTTGGGTTACGCCCCCGCGCCCAGCGGGTTCGTCCCCTCGGACCAGAGCCCCACCAGCGCTGTCCTGGGCGATGGCGGCATCTACTCATCCATCGATGACCTCGCCGCGTGGGACGTGGCCCAGGAGGAGCACCGCATCCTTCACGCGGACCTTCAATCCCAGGCATGGACTCCGCCGGTTCTTCCCGATGGATCGGTATCCACGTATGGCTTTGGCTGGTTCGTCGATGACGACCAGGGCCTCCGACGCCTGTCTCACCATGGCGAGACGTGCGGCTTCACCAATGCCATCGTGAAGTACCCGGAGCGGCGCCTCACCGTCATCGTCCTGACGAACCGCCGCGGGTGGACGCCCTGGAGAATCGCGCAGGAACTCGCGGACATGAGGCTCGGGAGGCAACCCCAGACGGATCCCCAAGCCGTCCACCCCTGGCCCTTCGAGGCGATGCCCAACGCTCGCTGA
- the fabD gene encoding ACP S-malonyltransferase — MRTTFMFPGQGSQTKGMGGPLFDEFQELVATADDILGYSVRELCLQDPRGELGQTQFTQPALYVVNAMGCLHRLRRGPAPDALIGHSVGELNALLAAGVFSFETGLRLAQQRGLLMSQAQGGAMAAVMNVPAEELRRLLRDHGLDGIDLANFNTPDQIVISGRSEDIQQARAIFAARQTPFVPLNTSGAFHSRYMRPAQERFDALLAGVELLAPRITVISNYTARPYGHGDIRANLAHQLANPVKWSEGIEYLMGLGEMTFEEMGAGKTLTHMVAKIAKARRPAAPRLSADESVQRWNAKHGVGTKVRSHVIKGPVLETKTKAVVLFGHRAAVYLQDYNGYFALDELTVVAES; from the coding sequence ATGCGCACCACGTTCATGTTTCCCGGACAAGGCTCCCAGACGAAGGGCATGGGGGGCCCGCTGTTTGACGAGTTCCAAGAGCTTGTGGCCACCGCGGACGACATCCTGGGGTACTCCGTCCGAGAGCTGTGCCTCCAGGACCCTCGGGGCGAGCTGGGGCAGACCCAGTTCACCCAGCCCGCGCTGTATGTCGTCAACGCGATGGGGTGCCTCCACAGGCTGCGCCGGGGCCCAGCCCCGGATGCGCTCATTGGCCACAGCGTGGGGGAGCTCAATGCCCTGCTCGCGGCGGGGGTGTTCTCGTTCGAGACGGGGTTGAGGCTCGCCCAGCAACGGGGGCTGCTCATGAGCCAGGCCCAGGGCGGCGCCATGGCGGCCGTCATGAACGTGCCCGCCGAGGAGCTCCGGCGACTTCTGCGGGACCACGGCCTGGATGGAATCGATCTGGCCAACTTCAACACGCCGGACCAGATCGTGATCTCGGGTCGGTCCGAGGACATCCAACAGGCGCGGGCGATATTCGCGGCGCGCCAGACGCCGTTCGTGCCGCTGAACACCAGCGGGGCGTTCCACTCCCGCTACATGCGGCCGGCGCAGGAGCGCTTCGACGCGCTGCTGGCGGGCGTCGAACTCCTCGCCCCGCGAATCACCGTCATCTCGAACTACACGGCGAGGCCCTATGGCCACGGCGACATTCGCGCCAACCTGGCCCATCAGCTCGCGAACCCGGTGAAGTGGTCCGAGGGGATCGAGTACCTGATGGGACTCGGCGAGATGACGTTCGAGGAGATGGGCGCGGGCAAGACGTTGACTCACATGGTGGCGAAGATCGCCAAGGCCCGGCGCCCCGCGGCCCCGCGGCTCAGCGCGGACGAGAGCGTCCAGCGCTGGAACGCCAAGCATGGCGTGGGCACGAAGGTCCGGTCCCACGTCATCAAGGGCCCCGTCTTGGAGACCAAGACGAAGGCCGTTGTCCTCTTCGGCCACCGCGCTGCTGTCTACCTCCAGGACTACAACGGCTACTTCGCCCTGGACGAACTCACGGTCGTGGCCGAGTCGTAG